From Defluviitalea raffinosedens, one genomic window encodes:
- the cas2 gene encoding CRISPR-associated endonuclease Cas2, translating into MYVLIVYDVEEKRVAKVLKFLRKYLNWIQNSVFEGEVTEAQLTEIKMGLKKITNKEQDSIIIFKARNQKWLNKEIMGKEKNPITNFLD; encoded by the coding sequence ATGTATGTATTGATTGTTTATGATGTGGAAGAAAAACGTGTAGCCAAAGTGCTTAAATTTTTACGGAAATACCTGAATTGGATTCAAAACTCAGTCTTCGAAGGGGAAGTAACAGAAGCGCAGTTAACGGAAATAAAAATGGGATTAAAAAAGATAACAAATAAAGAGCAAGACTCCATAATTATCTTTAAAGCAAGAAACCAGAAATGGCTGAATAAAGAGATCATGGGGAAAGAGAAAAATCCTATAACAAACTTCTTAGATTAA
- the cas1b gene encoding type I-B CRISPR-associated endonuclease Cas1b, with product MKRSYYIMKSGRIRRKDNTIFFESDDNKKVLPINDIDDIYIMGEVDFNSNALNFLGKNKVMVHIFDYYGNYSGSFYPKEYLLSGFTIVKQAEKYLDPGQRLQIAREFIRGASYNILKNLKYYQNRKGNLDQIIEAIETERERIGQVQDIQHLMSVEGRIRETYYRAFDIITDNKFPFVQRVKHPPDNAMNAMISFGNHLMYTAILREIYQTQLNPTISYLHEPGARKFSLALDISEIFKPIIVDRVIFSLINQNVITEEDFAKELNYCYLNETGRKKFIKAFDEKMTSTIQHRKLNKTVSYKTLIQIECYKLIKHLTDIEEYEAFQAWW from the coding sequence ATGAAGCGAAGTTATTACATTATGAAATCTGGAAGAATCAGAAGAAAGGATAATACTATATTTTTTGAAAGCGATGATAATAAAAAAGTATTACCCATAAATGATATTGATGACATATATATTATGGGAGAAGTGGATTTCAATAGTAATGCACTGAATTTTTTGGGTAAAAACAAAGTAATGGTTCATATATTTGACTATTACGGCAATTATTCCGGAAGTTTTTATCCCAAGGAATATTTACTTTCTGGATTTACGATTGTGAAACAGGCAGAAAAATATTTAGATCCTGGCCAAAGACTTCAAATTGCCAGAGAGTTTATTCGGGGAGCCAGCTATAATATATTGAAGAATTTAAAGTATTATCAGAACAGAAAAGGTAATCTGGATCAAATCATAGAAGCTATAGAAACAGAAAGAGAACGGATTGGACAAGTACAAGATATACAACATCTTATGAGTGTGGAAGGACGTATACGGGAAACATACTATCGGGCATTTGATATAATTACTGATAATAAATTCCCCTTCGTTCAAAGAGTCAAACATCCGCCGGACAATGCCATGAATGCTATGATTTCATTTGGAAATCACCTAATGTATACGGCAATACTTCGTGAAATATATCAGACTCAATTAAACCCCACAATAAGTTATTTACACGAGCCCGGAGCCAGAAAGTTTTCACTGGCATTAGATATCAGCGAAATATTTAAACCCATCATTGTAGATCGGGTTATCTTCTCACTGATTAATCAAAATGTGATTACTGAGGAAGATTTTGCAAAAGAACTGAATTACTGTTATTTAAACGAAACAGGACGTAAAAAATTTATCAAAGCTTTTGATGAAAAAATGACATCTACTATTCAGCATAGAAAGTTAAACAAGACGGTGAGTTATAAAACACTTATTCAGATTGAATGCTATAAGTTAATTAAACATTTAACCGATATTGAGGAATATGAAGCATTTCAAGCGTGGTGGTAA
- the cas4 gene encoding CRISPR-associated protein Cas4, producing the protein MFEDTRVTGTEVNYYFVCTKKLWFFAHGIQMEQTSDRVYMGKLMHEDSFSREDKEILIDGTIKLDFIKKSLEIHESKLSNSMQEATLYQILYYLYYLKGKGVKDVKGYVHFPKSKRKEEVQLTEEYEQQLQEVIQRILEIKNSSKPPVVEEKKICKKCSYYNLCFC; encoded by the coding sequence ATGTTTGAAGATACCCGTGTAACAGGTACGGAAGTGAATTATTACTTTGTCTGTACTAAAAAGCTATGGTTTTTTGCTCATGGGATTCAAATGGAGCAGACATCTGACAGGGTTTATATGGGAAAGTTGATGCATGAAGACAGCTTTTCAAGAGAAGATAAGGAAATTCTGATCGACGGGACCATTAAGCTTGATTTTATTAAAAAATCTTTAGAAATTCATGAGAGTAAATTAAGTAATTCTATGCAGGAAGCTACGTTGTATCAAATATTATATTATCTTTATTATCTAAAGGGAAAAGGTGTTAAAGACGTAAAAGGATATGTCCATTTTCCAAAAAGCAAGAGAAAAGAAGAAGTCCAATTAACTGAAGAATACGAACAACAATTGCAGGAAGTTATACAAAGAATTCTGGAAATCAAAAACTCTTCAAAGCCACCAGTTGTAGAAGAGAAAAAGATATGTAAGAAATGCAGTTACTATAATCTCTGTTTTTGCTAG
- the cas3 gene encoding CRISPR-associated helicase Cas3' produces MLYAKRHYEGDQLIEETLVQHISECLSVYDQMMQLMPQCPYDLSFSKYTWTEIVFLVVALHDMGKASSQFQNITLNLEVSESWRFRHEVLSAEFIDLLDIDETTGRILKLAILGHHERNVDEIWRNMGFEESDFNPFGAEGDQKRRKQYDLAKKSILENWDESKQVLKWIQKEFSKRFNEELSMIYDFNRMQPVFELINDYKYSALYNYKNYYYELILLLKGILITCDHLGSGHNRIKYIDTDIVNWYKEKFNIGVNGNDFRNTQKESNVKKDALLIAPTGTGKTEAAFIWANNYLKENTYRRIFYVLPYTASINGMYERLQKERFAVNKVDMKHGKSLYAYYQQLLSQIYVENEVTTENKKIIQAKARYMHHLSKEISNPIKIVTPHQIIKAFYKVKGYETLLTEFYDALFILDEIHCYDIELTSVIILVMNYIKNNLNGKLFLMSATFPEVLKTAFMEQLDIDFEITMKEEELKKYVRHQLHLLDGSIEVQIERITEDLKNGKRVLVVCNTIKKAQYMYEHLKSEAETSLILHSYFAAKDRKDIEKRLLKGERYEDGYEPVQLLVGTQAIEVSLDLDFDVIYTELAPIDALIQRFGRVYRNRKRKDGEYGQVYVCTEIDKGSERIYNKPIKLLDKTLEQLVLFNGAYLENEIIKQILNYVYGEEFKEKFYQVLKDQAEKFQNICLYPLLDYSNEAEQYFKQFDGMKICPDVYLEQYMDCIQNGLYIEAESYLMTVSGRKIFYYLSNGKIDWERVTHKHQILVAYSTHFDYDEENGLQEKDIGEGEGLFLD; encoded by the coding sequence ATGTTATATGCAAAAAGACACTATGAAGGAGATCAATTGATAGAAGAGACCTTAGTGCAGCACATATCCGAATGTTTGAGTGTGTATGATCAAATGATGCAATTAATGCCTCAATGTCCTTACGATCTGTCTTTTTCAAAATATACTTGGACAGAAATTGTTTTCTTGGTTGTAGCTTTACATGATATGGGAAAGGCGTCCAGCCAATTTCAAAATATTACATTAAACCTTGAAGTATCGGAATCCTGGAGATTTCGTCATGAGGTACTTTCCGCAGAATTTATAGACTTATTAGATATAGATGAAACTACAGGAAGAATACTTAAGTTAGCGATTCTTGGACACCATGAAAGAAATGTAGATGAGATATGGAGGAATATGGGCTTTGAAGAAAGTGACTTTAATCCTTTCGGAGCAGAGGGAGATCAAAAAAGAAGAAAACAGTATGATTTAGCTAAAAAAAGTATATTGGAGAATTGGGACGAATCGAAACAAGTTTTAAAATGGATTCAAAAGGAGTTTTCGAAACGGTTTAACGAAGAACTATCAATGATCTATGATTTTAATAGAATGCAGCCTGTATTTGAATTAATCAATGACTATAAATATTCAGCTCTATATAATTATAAAAATTATTATTACGAACTGATTCTATTATTAAAAGGAATACTGATTACTTGTGATCATTTAGGTTCAGGACATAATCGGATTAAATATATAGATACGGATATCGTTAATTGGTATAAAGAAAAATTTAATATTGGAGTTAACGGAAATGATTTTCGCAATACGCAAAAAGAAAGTAATGTTAAGAAAGATGCGCTGCTGATTGCTCCTACCGGAACAGGTAAAACCGAGGCGGCTTTTATATGGGCAAACAATTATCTGAAAGAAAATACTTATCGCCGTATTTTTTATGTTTTACCATATACAGCATCTATTAATGGAATGTATGAAAGATTGCAAAAAGAGAGATTTGCTGTTAACAAAGTAGATATGAAACATGGAAAGTCATTATATGCTTATTATCAACAATTACTTTCTCAAATATATGTAGAGAATGAAGTTACTACAGAAAATAAAAAAATTATACAAGCAAAAGCCAGATATATGCATCACTTAAGCAAAGAAATATCGAATCCTATTAAAATTGTTACACCTCACCAAATTATTAAAGCTTTTTATAAAGTTAAAGGATATGAGACCTTACTTACAGAATTTTATGATGCATTATTTATCTTGGATGAAATCCATTGTTACGACATAGAATTAACGAGTGTCATTATATTAGTAATGAACTATATAAAAAATAATCTTAATGGCAAACTGTTTTTAATGTCTGCAACATTTCCGGAAGTTTTAAAGACGGCTTTTATGGAACAACTGGATATTGATTTTGAAATAACCATGAAAGAAGAAGAACTAAAAAAATATGTTCGCCATCAGCTTCATCTACTCGATGGAAGTATAGAAGTGCAAATAGAGAGAATTACAGAAGATCTTAAAAATGGGAAAAGAGTATTGGTAGTTTGCAATACCATAAAAAAAGCTCAATATATGTATGAGCATTTAAAGAGTGAAGCTGAAACTTCATTAATTTTGCATAGTTATTTTGCTGCAAAAGACAGAAAGGACATTGAAAAAAGATTACTTAAAGGTGAAAGATATGAAGACGGATATGAACCTGTACAACTTTTAGTAGGCACTCAAGCCATTGAAGTATCATTGGATTTAGACTTTGATGTGATCTATACTGAATTAGCGCCTATAGATGCGCTTATACAAAGATTTGGAAGAGTGTATCGTAACAGAAAGAGAAAAGATGGAGAGTATGGTCAGGTATATGTTTGTACTGAAATAGATAAGGGATCAGAACGCATATATAATAAACCAATTAAACTATTGGATAAGACTTTGGAACAATTGGTTTTATTTAATGGGGCATATTTGGAAAATGAAATTATTAAGCAAATATTGAATTATGTATATGGAGAAGAGTTTAAAGAAAAATTTTATCAAGTATTAAAAGATCAAGCTGAAAAATTTCAGAATATATGCTTGTATCCTTTATTAGATTATTCAAATGAAGCTGAACAATATTTTAAGCAATTTGACGGAATGAAAATATGCCCGGATGTTTATTTAGAACAGTATATGGATTGCATTCAAAATGGACTGTATATTGAGGCGGAAAGTTATTTAATGACAGTATCTGGACGCAAAATTTTTTACTATTTATCAAATGGAAAAATTGATTGGGAAAGGGTTACCCATAAGCATCAGATTTTGGTAGCATATTCAACCCATTTTGATTACGATGAAGAAAATGGTTTACAAGAGAAGGATATTGGGGAAGGAGAAGGATTATTTTTAGATTAG
- the cas5b gene encoding type I-B CRISPR-associated protein Cas5b — protein MYRITLQSRTAFFKNDMTITSIQQTYDCPPLSTIYGLISAAVGEKVEPISVGYIFDYKYKTEDYELIIKQLEKSNKQTYMELAKAGRITSRHDVLQGCFGTIPIKREIMVKCKLYLYVEDESIAEAFKMPYYTLLLGRSEDLAFVKEVKKVELKEDCHNITVGKTIIPFQPKLEVFGRLCSMPVYITDEYPRKVTKAGVFMILQNDHQKIRNHNNMFLYDEELKKGVYIHKEK, from the coding sequence ATGTATAGAATTACTTTGCAAAGCAGAACGGCATTTTTTAAAAACGATATGACCATAACCAGCATACAGCAGACATATGATTGTCCGCCTTTATCTACAATCTATGGATTAATTTCTGCTGCAGTCGGAGAAAAGGTAGAGCCTATTTCTGTGGGATATATTTTTGATTACAAATATAAAACAGAGGATTATGAATTAATTATTAAACAGTTAGAAAAAAGCAATAAGCAAACATACATGGAATTAGCAAAGGCTGGTCGGATCACTAGTCGGCATGATGTGCTGCAAGGGTGCTTTGGAACTATTCCTATTAAGAGGGAAATAATGGTAAAATGCAAGCTTTATTTGTATGTAGAGGATGAAAGCATTGCGGAGGCTTTTAAAATGCCTTATTATACATTGCTTCTTGGACGCAGTGAGGATTTAGCATTCGTTAAAGAAGTAAAAAAAGTTGAACTGAAAGAGGATTGCCATAACATTACAGTAGGAAAAACAATCATTCCTTTTCAGCCTAAACTGGAGGTGTTTGGTCGGCTTTGCTCCATGCCTGTTTACATTACTGACGAATATCCCAGAAAGGTAACCAAAGCTGGAGTTTTTATGATCTTACAAAATGATCATCAAAAGATACGGAATCACAATAATATGTTTCTGTACGATGAAGAATTGAAAAAGGGCGTATACATACATAAGGAAAAGTGA
- the cas7i gene encoding type I-B CRISPR-associated protein Cas7/Cst2/DevR, with protein MKMRGVSKKNRRFLHGAMILNVPAGCINLGENGIKHIYTKVRGKTVKTSYISGQSIKAKIKDKLEEDGIKLSIPKIVQESGKKNTPTTSCNPFEYMDDDLFGYMNVIPANDKDKVDEDNKGTTRVAPFKISYFIGREGDIKEDYGVKRNGALVDGQLTTMPLTGDTRNFASTQYSGCFMIDLNCAGRFFRKNISGFKNISEKFPVERYNDLLIKCEEDEFILKPEIRTERIQTLIESLPYLAGGAKLSTVYADIAPKFVVYCIMDIGNNIFQEISNPMEDFNINAFKEGILDYKEHIKSDIYIAKKNGFLDEHTKSLKEFIDSFNMENKDIKIICNDDLSGINEITKRFSEEVLSKIYYSVENI; from the coding sequence ATGAAGATGAGAGGAGTCTCAAAAAAAAATAGAAGGTTTTTACATGGAGCAATGATATTAAATGTGCCTGCAGGATGCATTAATTTAGGAGAGAATGGAATAAAACATATTTATACAAAGGTGAGGGGAAAAACTGTTAAGACATCTTATATATCAGGGCAGTCTATTAAAGCAAAAATAAAGGACAAATTGGAGGAAGACGGTATAAAATTATCCATTCCGAAAATTGTACAAGAATCAGGGAAAAAGAATACTCCAACAACTTCCTGTAATCCTTTTGAATACATGGATGATGATTTATTCGGGTATATGAATGTTATTCCAGCTAATGATAAAGATAAAGTAGATGAAGACAATAAAGGAACTACGAGAGTAGCACCATTTAAAATATCTTACTTCATTGGAAGAGAAGGAGACATAAAAGAAGATTACGGAGTAAAAAGAAATGGTGCATTGGTAGACGGTCAACTTACAACTATGCCCTTAACCGGGGATACAAGAAATTTTGCATCTACACAGTATTCTGGCTGTTTTATGATTGACCTGAATTGTGCTGGCAGATTTTTTAGGAAAAATATATCTGGATTTAAGAATATTTCGGAAAAATTCCCAGTGGAGAGATATAATGATTTGCTTATTAAATGTGAAGAGGATGAATTTATTTTAAAACCTGAGATTCGTACAGAACGTATTCAAACTTTGATAGAAAGTTTGCCATATTTAGCAGGAGGGGCTAAGCTAAGCACAGTTTATGCCGATATTGCGCCCAAATTTGTTGTTTATTGTATTATGGATATCGGTAACAATATTTTTCAAGAAATTTCGAATCCTATGGAGGATTTTAATATTAATGCATTCAAAGAAGGAATTCTGGACTATAAAGAGCATATCAAATCGGATATTTATATTGCGAAGAAAAATGGATTTTTAGATGAGCATACCAAATCCCTCAAAGAATTTATTGATTCTTTCAATATGGAAAATAAAGATATAAAGATTATTTGTAATGACGATTTATCAGGGATAAATGAAATTACTAAGCGTTTTTCAGAAGAAGTTCTTTCTAAAATATATTATTCCGTAGAAAATATATAA
- the cas6 gene encoding CRISPR-associated endoribonuclease Cas6, which produces MRIKIVLETDAPISIPINYQYHLSSAIYYLLQRADQEYAKELHQKGYEFGSKKFKLFTFSALFPDFYKIRGNQMVIGPGKIYFYIGSLKNEFIMNFASGIFSNHILRIGRAKFLISQVEAIPTPQFSEVMQFKCLSPVVATTKEEINGVIKPRDCQLEERKYAENIIRNLKTKYELIYDKPSSGVDLRISFKQEDIEKYKKGKLIYYKNTFVKGFLCPFEASGSPELMEIMWEVGAGEKNSGGFGMVEVMN; this is translated from the coding sequence ATGAGAATTAAAATAGTTTTAGAAACTGATGCACCGATTTCTATACCAATAAATTATCAGTATCATTTATCTTCAGCCATTTATTATTTGCTGCAAAGAGCAGATCAGGAATATGCTAAGGAATTACACCAAAAGGGTTATGAATTTGGCAGCAAAAAGTTCAAACTCTTTACCTTTAGTGCATTATTTCCTGATTTTTATAAGATTCGAGGGAACCAGATGGTTATTGGGCCTGGTAAAATTTATTTTTACATTGGTTCATTGAAAAATGAGTTTATAATGAATTTCGCCAGCGGAATTTTTAGTAATCATATTTTGAGAATAGGAAGAGCAAAATTCTTGATTTCACAGGTAGAAGCAATTCCTACGCCTCAATTTTCTGAAGTTATGCAGTTTAAATGCTTATCCCCTGTCGTTGCAACGACAAAAGAGGAAATTAACGGGGTCATAAAACCGAGAGATTGTCAATTGGAAGAACGAAAGTATGCGGAAAATATCATCCGTAATTTAAAAACGAAATATGAATTAATATATGATAAGCCTTCATCGGGCGTTGACTTGAGGATTTCATTTAAGCAGGAGGACATAGAAAAATATAAGAAGGGCAAACTGATTTATTATAAGAATACCTTTGTAAAAGGATTCTTATGTCCCTTTGAGGCCAGTGGAAGCCCGGAACTTATGGAGATCATGTGGGAAGTAGGAGCCGGTGAAAAAAATAGTGGCGGATTTGGAATGGTTGAAGTTATGAATTGA
- the cmr6 gene encoding type III-B CRISPR module RAMP protein Cmr6, producing MKNEPNIGFLFYKDYYDSSFWTKIFLKGEKIKNQEGKKNYKQEVKRYFDNKNNNILKQNKLYPLQPLGKDHFTLKTIYPGLLFGAGYMHETGQDNEFKIGFYFDYTTGMPYIPGSSVKGLLRSAFKASESYIREIFKSNSLFCNVNEISISDLENEIFEGKKSIYDRDIFFDAVLIKSDNTDGRFLGEDFITPHKDPLKNPVPIKFLKVLPNVVFRFEFDLKDGILSVEQKLALFKQIILDLGIGAKTNVGYGNFEPN from the coding sequence ATGAAAAACGAACCTAATATAGGTTTCTTATTTTATAAGGACTATTATGATTCTAGTTTTTGGACTAAAATATTTTTGAAGGGAGAAAAAATAAAGAATCAGGAAGGAAAAAAGAACTATAAGCAAGAAGTAAAAAGGTATTTTGACAATAAAAATAATAATATTTTAAAGCAAAACAAACTTTATCCTTTACAGCCTTTAGGTAAGGATCATTTTACGCTTAAGACAATTTATCCCGGATTATTATTTGGAGCAGGTTATATGCATGAAACAGGCCAAGATAATGAATTTAAAATAGGGTTTTACTTCGATTATACTACCGGAATGCCATATATACCTGGTTCTTCTGTAAAAGGTCTATTAAGAAGTGCCTTTAAAGCAAGCGAAAGTTATATTAGAGAAATATTTAAGAGCAATAGTTTATTTTGTAATGTCAATGAAATCAGCATCAGTGATTTGGAAAATGAGATTTTTGAAGGAAAAAAATCTATATATGATAGAGATATATTTTTTGATGCGGTTCTAATTAAAAGTGATAATACAGACGGACGCTTTTTAGGAGAGGATTTTATTACTCCCCACAAAGATCCTTTAAAAAATCCTGTTCCTATAAAATTTTTGAAAGTACTGCCTAATGTAGTATTCAGATTTGAATTTGATTTAAAGGACGGTATTTTATCAGTTGAGCAAAAACTTGCTTTGTTTAAGCAAATTATTTTAGATTTAGGGATAGGGGCAAAGACAAATGTAGGCTATGGTAATTTTGAGCCTAATTAA
- the cmr5 gene encoding type III-B CRISPR module-associated protein Cmr5 — protein MNKNKVEKFIPIALDIIQEVEIANEKNEVPDVYNGYIASFGASIVQSGLLTTVAFFERDNNNTKQDRRKIVNAIFSIIKKVDKKYENEDSLLRCLIKYKSSIDDIEDDIICAAIALKLALRTFEFIEE, from the coding sequence ATGAATAAAAATAAAGTAGAAAAATTTATACCTATTGCTCTGGATATTATACAAGAAGTAGAGATTGCCAATGAAAAGAATGAAGTACCAGATGTATATAATGGATATATTGCTTCTTTTGGAGCAAGTATAGTGCAAAGCGGACTATTGACCACAGTTGCTTTTTTTGAAAGAGATAATAACAATACAAAACAAGACAGAAGAAAAATAGTAAATGCTATTTTTTCTATAATTAAAAAGGTTGATAAAAAATATGAAAATGAAGACAGTTTATTAAGGTGTTTAATTAAGTATAAATCTAGTATTGATGATATAGAAGATGATATTATTTGTGCAGCGATAGCACTGAAATTAGCATTAAGAACATTTGAATTTATTGAGGAGTAA
- the cmr4 gene encoding type III-B CRISPR module RAMP protein Cmr4 gives MYTSELYIIRALTNMHVGNGDVNYGIVDKEVQRDVITNYPTIYSSSLKGALREFFESKKEDSVKYIFGDVDNAGTYKFFEGHLLSIPVRSNKKPFFRAVCPQIIQDLITCLSDFDIQLDIVEILKKFADIDVTPDKPVIFEKLEGVKIEDFYGEFEYKQFEKISVIEKLFGENIALLHNDVFSKLIKSLPVIARNCLENGISKNLWYEEIIPRETRFYFIVMRMKDEENLLEPMISENIIQMGANASIGYGYTKIQNVKQIVGE, from the coding sequence ATGTATACTAGTGAATTATATATTATTAGGGCTTTGACCAATATGCATGTAGGAAATGGCGACGTTAACTATGGTATTGTCGATAAAGAGGTTCAAAGAGATGTTATAACAAATTATCCAACTATATATTCATCTAGCTTAAAAGGAGCGTTAAGAGAGTTTTTCGAAAGTAAGAAAGAAGATTCAGTAAAGTATATTTTTGGAGACGTAGACAATGCAGGAACATATAAATTTTTTGAAGGACATTTGCTATCCATTCCTGTAAGAAGTAACAAGAAACCGTTTTTTAGAGCAGTATGTCCTCAGATAATCCAAGATTTGATTACATGTTTATCTGATTTTGATATTCAATTGGATATAGTTGAAATATTAAAAAAGTTCGCAGATATTGATGTAACTCCTGATAAACCTGTGATTTTTGAAAAATTAGAAGGTGTTAAGATAGAAGACTTCTATGGTGAATTCGAATACAAGCAATTTGAAAAGATCTCTGTTATAGAGAAATTATTTGGTGAAAATATTGCTTTATTACATAATGATGTTTTTAGCAAATTAATCAAAAGTTTGCCGGTTATTGCAAGAAATTGTTTAGAAAATGGTATAAGTAAAAACTTATGGTATGAAGAAATCATTCCAAGAGAAACAAGATTTTATTTTATAGTGATGCGGATGAAAGATGAAGAGAATTTGTTAGAGCCGATGATCTCAGAAAATATAATTCAAATGGGCGCTAATGCATCCATTGGCTATGGATATACGAAAATTCAAAACGTAAAGCAGATAGTAGGTGAGTGA
- a CDS encoding type III-B CRISPR module-associated Cmr3 family protein has protein sequence MARLKPIGNYFFGNERYFKFINEENQDNRNKAQNYIVSSNLLPQQTTLLGMLRKEILIQSDCYKQKWGYSIEDKVKIKKLIGPSGFKIDEEREQYFGVIESISQIYTYKDNCFYTIVPKDHIIHDKKKDKEKVIKKVNEYYTPFKTSVKERVRVSFNLYEKNIPVLQGYDPKDGLSNDWMDISNGKIVPFGEIFATDKRIGIEKGEAGKTKEDSLFKTISYRLKNNYEFAFFINLSDEMEEDLKRKFSDNFQTIVYMGADQTAFKLTISPSQKEEEKRLMEKYRSLIKKDNVNKVVLLSDTYVDHRIYDDCDFAMTETIDFRNIYVIHDKECEKANSRLKKIDKKYCFIKRGSVFYTSDVEKLLNHINQNRNLIKIGYNIAL, from the coding sequence TTGGCTAGATTAAAACCGATAGGAAATTATTTTTTTGGCAATGAAAGATATTTTAAATTTATTAATGAAGAAAATCAAGATAATAGAAATAAAGCTCAAAATTATATAGTCAGTTCAAATTTATTACCTCAGCAGACTACTTTACTTGGAATGTTAAGAAAAGAAATACTTATTCAATCTGATTGTTACAAGCAAAAATGGGGTTATAGTATAGAGGATAAAGTAAAAATAAAAAAGCTCATTGGTCCTTCAGGTTTTAAAATAGATGAGGAAAGAGAACAATATTTTGGGGTAATAGAAAGTATTTCTCAGATTTACACATACAAGGATAATTGCTTTTATACTATAGTTCCCAAGGATCATATTATTCATGATAAAAAAAAGGATAAAGAAAAAGTTATAAAAAAAGTTAACGAGTATTATACACCTTTCAAAACTTCTGTTAAAGAAAGAGTTAGGGTCAGTTTTAATTTATATGAAAAAAATATTCCAGTTTTACAGGGTTATGATCCCAAAGATGGTTTATCTAATGATTGGATGGATATAAGTAATGGGAAAATAGTTCCTTTCGGAGAGATATTTGCTACGGATAAACGAATTGGAATTGAAAAAGGAGAAGCTGGGAAGACAAAAGAAGATAGTTTATTTAAAACAATAAGCTATAGATTAAAAAATAATTATGAATTTGCATTTTTTATAAATCTTTCCGATGAAATGGAAGAAGATTTAAAAAGAAAATTTAGCGATAATTTTCAAACTATAGTATATATGGGAGCAGATCAAACGGCTTTTAAGTTAACGATATCACCTTCTCAGAAAGAAGAAGAAAAAAGATTAATGGAAAAATATAGATCATTAATAAAAAAAGACAATGTTAACAAAGTTGTTTTGCTCAGTGATACATATGTTGATCATAGAATTTATGATGATTGTGATTTTGCAATGACAGAAACTATTGATTTTAGGAATATATATGTTATTCATGATAAGGAATGTGAAAAAGCTAACAGCAGGTTAAAAAAAATTGATAAAAAATATTGCTTTATAAAAAGAGGTTCTGTTTTTTATACTTCAGATGTTGAAAAATTATTAAATCATATTAATCAAAATAGAAACTTAATTAAGATCGGATATAATATTGCACTATAG